One Candidatus Delongbacteria bacterium genomic window carries:
- a CDS encoding nicotinamide-nucleotide amidohydrolase family protein: MTAQFPDRLPQRLRIVCIGDELLNGLRRDTNSAELLALLSGLGLAVEEIRIVPDLPERVTALALEPGWFTIGTGGLGPTVDDRSREALAVAFGARLEHDAEHRARFQARLAAAGRDPRTAAPGQSQHPVPGATFPNPVGSADGLLFHAPVSAPDRVWLALPGVPSEMRALMHEQVLPWLRTMVSGGQRGQALYTRVWKLPEQEVSRRLEPLEDFAEFGDPGFYPGPEGVLVRLQAPADASAELLERGRRLLRERLAGHVLHEGPENLPTLLLAELSRRGQTVAVAESCTGGLLAAALTSLPGSSRIFPGAVVAYSNPQKQRWLGVSDAILEHDGAVSAACVEAMATGVIRETGAHWGLSVSGIAGPDGGSADKPVGTVWLGLAGPDVGVRSMGLRLGGNREQVRARAVGQALAWLFRCLTQPVEGA, encoded by the coding sequence ATGACTGCCCAGTTCCCGGATCGTCTGCCCCAGCGTCTGCGTATCGTCTGCATCGGGGACGAACTGCTGAACGGGCTGCGCCGTGACACCAACAGCGCCGAGCTGTTGGCTCTGCTGTCCGGGCTTGGGCTGGCGGTCGAGGAAATCCGCATCGTGCCCGACCTGCCCGAGCGGGTGACCGCACTGGCTCTGGAACCGGGCTGGTTCACCATCGGCACGGGCGGTCTGGGGCCCACGGTGGACGACCGCAGCCGCGAGGCACTGGCCGTCGCCTTTGGAGCCCGTCTGGAGCACGACGCCGAGCATCGTGCGCGTTTCCAGGCCCGGCTGGCCGCCGCCGGGCGTGATCCGCGCACCGCAGCCCCGGGGCAGAGTCAGCACCCGGTGCCCGGAGCGACATTTCCCAATCCGGTGGGCAGCGCCGACGGCCTGTTGTTCCATGCTCCCGTTTCGGCCCCGGACCGGGTCTGGCTGGCCCTGCCGGGCGTGCCCAGCGAGATGCGGGCCCTGATGCACGAACAGGTGCTGCCCTGGCTGCGCACCATGGTGTCCGGGGGACAGCGGGGTCAGGCGCTCTACACGCGTGTCTGGAAACTGCCGGAACAGGAAGTGTCGCGCCGACTGGAACCGCTGGAGGATTTCGCCGAATTCGGTGATCCTGGTTTCTATCCCGGTCCCGAGGGGGTGCTGGTGCGCCTCCAGGCGCCCGCGGACGCGTCGGCGGAATTGCTGGAGCGGGGGCGGCGCCTGCTGCGCGAACGTCTGGCCGGACACGTGCTCCACGAAGGCCCCGAGAACCTGCCGACCCTGCTGTTGGCCGAGCTGAGCCGCCGTGGGCAGACCGTGGCGGTCGCGGAGTCCTGTACGGGTGGCCTGCTGGCGGCCGCCCTGACCAGCCTTCCTGGCAGCTCGCGGATCTTTCCCGGCGCGGTGGTGGCCTATTCCAACCCGCAGAAGCAACGCTGGCTGGGTGTGAGTGACGCGATCCTCGAGCACGATGGCGCGGTCAGTGCGGCCTGCGTGGAAGCGATGGCCACTGGGGTGATCCGTGAAACGGGCGCCCACTGGGGGCTGTCGGTCAGCGGCATCGCCGGTCCGGATGGCGGCAGCGCCGACAAACCGGTGGGAACCGTCTGGCTGGGTCTGGCCGGACCGGACGTCGGTGTACGAAGCATGGGGCTGCGTCTGGGCGGCAACCGCGAACAGGTGCGTGCCCGGGCGGTCGGCCAGGCCCTGGCCTGGTTGTTTCGCTGCCTCACACAGCCAGTGGAAGGGGCCTGA
- the recR gene encoding recombination protein RecR, giving the protein MEALVAEFAKLPGIGRKTALRLALHSLMKGQEGAGALATALQRVLESSRFCEDCGNLSEQPRCDLCLNPRRDRTLICVVEHLQDLMAVERAGEYRGLYHILGGALSPLDGVGPGQLSIRRLGERLATGEVQELILATNSTVEGDATALYLQREFQELPIRLSRLARGVPMGGSLDFIDTLTLARALDGRESLR; this is encoded by the coding sequence ATGGAAGCCCTGGTGGCCGAATTCGCCAAGCTGCCCGGGATTGGCCGCAAGACCGCTTTGCGCCTGGCCCTGCACAGCCTGATGAAAGGCCAGGAGGGCGCCGGAGCCCTGGCGACCGCCCTGCAGCGCGTGCTGGAATCCAGCCGATTCTGCGAGGACTGCGGCAACCTGAGCGAGCAGCCGCGCTGTGATCTGTGCCTCAACCCGCGCCGCGACCGCACGCTGATCTGCGTGGTCGAACATCTTCAGGACCTGATGGCCGTCGAACGCGCGGGCGAGTACCGCGGGCTGTATCACATTCTTGGAGGCGCCCTCTCACCGCTTGACGGAGTGGGCCCCGGCCAGCTCAGCATCCGGCGCCTGGGCGAAAGGCTGGCCACGGGCGAGGTGCAGGAACTGATCCTGGCCACCAATTCCACGGTTGAAGGCGACGCCACGGCGCTCTACCTGCAACGCGAATTCCAGGAACTGCCGATTCGCCTCTCGCGTCTGGCTCGGGGAGTTCCCATGGGCGGCAGTCTGGATTTCATTGACACCCTGACCCTGGCCCGGGCTCTCGATGGACGCGAATCCCTGCGCTGA
- the dnaX gene encoding DNA polymerase III subunit gamma/tau encodes MSYIVLARKWRPKSFAEVIGQQHVTRTLESAIQSDRVAHAYVFSGPRGVGKTSIARILARCLNCVNGPTTSPCGVCPSCAGMDEGNNFDVIEIDGASNNSVNDIRDLRTNVKYGPSEYRTKVYIIDEVHMLSTSAFNALLKTLEEPPPRTIFIFATTELHKVPATVLSRCQRFDFKRLSLGEIEQSLRAVVASEGLEVEARTLQLIARRADGGMRDAQSLLDQVLSFSSGHVDHDEVVRALGLVEQDRLAELLAMLASRDLGGVFAHAREIVARGADLAEYLLQLAENLRNLLLLQLAPDGSLCDLPSEQRDALAPLASQFQESDLLRMLTLLGAQIDGFRRGGHARLRFELCLLRLAGMERSLDAHALLRGLAGLPVGSLGQVEGAQRPVAPARPLPAETEKKKSLKAEPVPPLSNPSPVTPRQQPRAPEPTPGVPEPTVSAPTSRPASNEIPLAWDVIRSGWLHVLDAVATRFPLLADGFASFLPVSCDGQAITLRGRWSGEPARQGLERNREALAACVGEGLGLAKAPRLIFVEGDLSPEERFITARRTHLNGESRLEELKQQHPAIGTLIERVNGRLLDR; translated from the coding sequence ATGTCCTACATCGTGCTTGCCCGCAAGTGGCGCCCCAAATCCTTTGCGGAAGTCATTGGCCAACAGCATGTCACTCGGACCCTCGAGAGCGCGATCCAGAGCGACCGTGTGGCACACGCCTATGTCTTCAGTGGGCCTCGCGGAGTGGGCAAGACCTCGATCGCGCGCATCCTCGCCCGGTGCCTGAACTGCGTCAACGGTCCCACCACCTCACCCTGCGGTGTCTGTCCCTCGTGTGCGGGCATGGACGAGGGCAACAATTTCGACGTGATCGAAATCGACGGCGCCAGCAACAACAGCGTCAACGACATTCGCGACCTGCGCACCAACGTCAAGTACGGCCCCAGCGAATACCGCACCAAGGTCTACATCATCGACGAAGTGCACATGCTCTCGACCAGTGCCTTCAACGCCCTGCTCAAGACCCTGGAAGAACCTCCGCCGCGCACGATCTTCATCTTCGCCACCACCGAGCTGCACAAGGTGCCCGCCACCGTGCTCTCGCGCTGCCAGCGCTTCGATTTCAAGCGCCTCAGCCTGGGCGAGATCGAACAGAGCCTGCGGGCCGTGGTGGCCAGCGAGGGACTTGAGGTGGAAGCGCGCACCCTGCAGCTGATCGCACGCCGTGCCGATGGCGGCATGCGCGATGCCCAGTCCCTGCTGGACCAGGTGCTCAGTTTCAGCAGCGGGCACGTGGACCATGACGAAGTGGTGCGCGCGCTGGGTCTGGTGGAACAGGATCGCCTGGCCGAGCTGCTGGCCATGCTTGCCAGTCGTGATCTGGGCGGCGTGTTTGCCCATGCCCGCGAGATCGTCGCGCGTGGGGCCGATCTGGCCGAATACCTGCTGCAATTGGCCGAGAATCTGCGCAACCTGCTGCTGCTGCAATTGGCGCCCGACGGCAGTCTGTGCGACCTGCCCAGCGAGCAGCGCGATGCACTGGCACCCCTGGCCAGCCAGTTTCAGGAAAGCGACCTGCTGCGCATGCTGACTCTGCTGGGCGCCCAGATCGACGGCTTCCGTCGTGGCGGGCACGCGCGTCTGCGCTTCGAGCTTTGCCTGTTGCGCCTGGCCGGCATGGAACGCAGCCTGGATGCCCATGCACTGCTGCGTGGTCTGGCGGGACTGCCCGTGGGCAGTCTGGGGCAGGTCGAAGGAGCGCAGCGGCCCGTGGCTCCCGCCCGGCCCCTCCCGGCGGAGACCGAAAAAAAAAAGTCTCTGAAAGCTGAGCCGGTCCCGCCGCTCAGTAACCCGTCTCCCGTCACCCCTCGCCAGCAGCCACGAGCCCCCGAACCCACCCCGGGCGTGCCGGAACCCACCGTGTCCGCACCGACGTCCCGCCCCGCGAGCAACGAGATCCCGCTGGCCTGGGATGTGATCCGCAGCGGCTGGCTGCATGTGCTGGATGCGGTGGCAACGCGTTTTCCCCTGCTGGCGGATGGGTTCGCCAGTTTTCTGCCCGTGTCCTGCGATGGCCAGGCGATCACTCTGCGGGGGCGCTGGTCGGGAGAACCGGCGCGCCAGGGACTGGAACGCAACCGCGAAGCCCTGGCGGCCTGTGTCGGCGAAGGCCTGGGGCTGGCAAAGGCTCCGCGACTGATCTTCGTGGAAGGCGATCTGAGTCCCGAAGAGCGCTTCATCACCGCGCGACGCACGCATCTCAATGGCGAGAGCCGCCTCGAGGAACTGAAACAGCAGCACCCGGCCATCGGCACCCTGATCGAGCGGGTCAACGGACGTCTGCTCGATCGATGA
- a CDS encoding SPOR domain-containing protein — protein MTRNGPIIARVRGILLVALLGPGLSGCLAPAVEPSPAQDRQSEAGQGRGATSVTEFDPLLLPESPITLAPAPVVDTPPVRAKKSPASPALQEFGVQIYSGPDQLQAEAAELAARELFPGLPVRLLQNETGCKVVLGRFESIEEANDLKQQARQLGYETAWVIRAAAEAR, from the coding sequence ATGACACGCAACGGACCGATCATCGCCCGGGTACGCGGCATCCTGCTTGTGGCACTGCTGGGACCGGGGCTCAGTGGCTGCCTTGCGCCTGCGGTTGAGCCATCACCTGCGCAGGATCGCCAGAGCGAAGCGGGCCAGGGCCGCGGGGCAACCAGTGTGACCGAATTCGATCCGCTGCTGTTGCCCGAATCTCCCATCACCCTGGCCCCTGCGCCCGTGGTTGACACCCCACCCGTGCGCGCGAAGAAGAGTCCTGCCAGCCCCGCACTCCAGGAGTTCGGGGTCCAGATCTACAGCGGGCCGGACCAGCTGCAGGCCGAAGCGGCCGAACTCGCGGCCCGGGAGCTGTTCCCGGGACTTCCCGTCCGCTTGCTGCAGAATGAGACGGGCTGCAAGGTGGTGCTGGGCCGTTTTGAGTCGATCGAAGAGGCGAACGATCTGAAACAGCAGGCCCGGCAACTTGGGTATGAAACGGCCTGGGTCATTCGCGCGGCCGCCGAGGCCCGCTGA
- a CDS encoding protein BatD: MSMTLRQIRTFLRLPLVLLVLLALAQGTALAATFNSEVSLDGGTVLVRYVLSSESSLPHDVQPQFPDFKGFRKLSGPAISRSTSIVNGAASYERSWSFSLLPDGPGTRGIGMARVTVDGKTLTAPARTINISDQPGSQVPAMLRAEVSNRRPVVGEKVLLRYKLYFNVQVSGYDIEDLPSSAGFLRENLEDIQRPESQTEMVDGQSWNVAVIKEIALFPTRDGNLEIPALNARVNIPDNRQRQRQRSLFDNMLGGDPFRRVRTEILPCRAITLDVQPLPPGAPAGFTGVVGQYRLDSKPDRTALEAGEALTLTTRVSGEGNLALLPLLEPEVSRGLEKYDTQQESSVRRAQGSFGGTRSYKTLIVARDSGEQTVGAIQLVYYDPVDGSYKTLSAGPWTLDVAPGTRSMVDSQIGYGLRAGKVESYGQDIRHILDAPETLSPATLPLHRHWSWRTLVGLCLLAPLGASAWMRRQRLDASDPLSSRRRRAGGEAGRRLAAARKALARGDATRTLKELDDALARYLADRLGRPPGELVLEELARELLASGRLSEEAAGALTRFRRELDLARYASDGASQVDQARALLARGDALLKQLRTVLEGGKA; this comes from the coding sequence GTGAGCATGACCCTCCGGCAGATCCGGACTTTCCTGCGGCTTCCGCTGGTCCTGCTTGTGCTTCTGGCCTTGGCTCAGGGGACCGCGCTTGCCGCCACCTTCAACAGCGAGGTGTCGCTTGACGGAGGGACGGTGCTGGTGCGCTATGTGCTCAGTTCCGAAAGCTCGCTGCCCCACGACGTGCAACCCCAGTTCCCCGACTTCAAGGGCTTTCGCAAGCTCTCGGGGCCGGCGATCAGTCGTTCGACCAGCATCGTCAATGGCGCGGCCAGTTATGAGCGCAGCTGGAGCTTCAGCCTGCTGCCCGACGGACCGGGCACCCGCGGGATCGGAATGGCCCGGGTGACCGTGGATGGCAAGACCCTGACCGCTCCGGCACGCACGATCAACATCAGCGACCAGCCCGGGAGCCAGGTCCCGGCGATGCTGCGTGCCGAGGTCAGCAACCGCCGTCCCGTGGTGGGCGAGAAGGTGCTGCTGCGTTACAAGCTTTACTTCAACGTGCAGGTCAGTGGGTACGACATCGAAGACCTGCCCTCGAGCGCCGGTTTCCTGCGCGAGAACCTGGAAGACATCCAGCGTCCCGAGTCCCAGACCGAAATGGTGGATGGCCAGAGCTGGAATGTGGCCGTGATCAAGGAGATCGCCCTCTTTCCCACTCGCGACGGCAACCTTGAGATTCCCGCGCTGAACGCGCGGGTGAACATTCCCGACAACCGCCAGCGCCAACGGCAGCGCAGCCTCTTCGACAACATGCTGGGCGGCGATCCGTTCCGCCGGGTGCGCACCGAAATTCTGCCCTGCCGGGCGATCACCCTGGATGTGCAGCCCCTGCCGCCCGGCGCTCCCGCGGGCTTCACCGGAGTGGTCGGACAATATCGGCTGGACTCGAAACCGGATCGCACCGCCCTGGAAGCCGGCGAGGCGCTCACCCTCACCACGCGCGTCAGCGGCGAGGGCAATCTGGCCCTGCTGCCCCTGCTGGAGCCGGAAGTCTCCCGCGGGCTCGAGAAGTACGACACCCAGCAGGAGAGCAGCGTGCGTCGGGCCCAGGGAAGTTTCGGCGGTACGCGCAGCTACAAGACACTGATCGTGGCCCGTGACTCGGGTGAGCAGACCGTTGGGGCCATTCAGCTGGTGTATTACGACCCCGTGGACGGCAGCTACAAGACTCTGAGTGCGGGCCCCTGGACACTGGATGTCGCTCCCGGCACGCGCAGCATGGTCGACAGTCAGATCGGCTACGGGCTGCGCGCGGGCAAGGTGGAGAGCTACGGCCAGGACATCCGTCACATCCTCGATGCGCCCGAGACCCTCTCGCCGGCGACTCTGCCGCTGCACCGCCACTGGAGCTGGCGTACGCTGGTGGGACTCTGTCTGCTGGCCCCGCTGGGAGCCTCGGCCTGGATGCGTCGCCAGCGGCTGGATGCCTCCGATCCCCTGTCCTCCCGTCGTCGCCGAGCCGGAGGAGAAGCAGGGCGTCGGCTTGCGGCCGCTCGCAAGGCACTGGCACGCGGCGACGCCACCAGGACTCTCAAGGAGCTGGACGACGCGCTGGCTCGTTACCTTGCCGACCGGCTGGGCCGCCCACCCGGTGAACTGGTCCTGGAAGAACTGGCAAGAGAACTGCTGGCCAGTGGCCGCCTCAGCGAAGAAGCCGCTGGCGCGCTGACCCGTTTCCGTCGCGAGCTGGATCTGGCCCGTTATGCCAGTGACGGCGCGAGCCAGGTGGATCAGGCCCGGGCTCTGCTGGCCCGGGGGGACGCCCTGCTCAAGCAGTTGCGCACCGTGCTGGAAGGGGGCAAGGCATGA
- a CDS encoding tetratricopeptide repeat protein, with protein MNQQFISILACCLILAAGSTASGRSELRQGEEAYRNGDFPASSGYFGEALAKDPENLEAHFDLGASAYRQGDLDAAASRFARVAQSGDPAWAGKGWYNLGNTRLEQQDPAGAVEAYVQALKNDSSLDEARWNLELAQQMLEQQQQQQQENGQDSQDGQDPQDQESGQDQQSDKGDKGQQPQDQDSQSGQGNGQDQPQAPDPSQEPGAEQEGQQAQQGEPQDQADQLGDSTAAAQAMPISPEQLEQILQAISQQEKAALARQLENLPSNGRRVEKDW; from the coding sequence ATGAATCAACAATTCATCTCGATTCTTGCCTGCTGCCTGATTCTGGCTGCGGGATCCACGGCCAGTGGACGCAGCGAGTTGCGCCAGGGAGAAGAGGCCTACCGCAATGGGGATTTTCCCGCCAGCAGCGGCTATTTTGGCGAGGCTCTGGCCAAGGACCCCGAGAACCTCGAGGCTCATTTTGACCTGGGCGCCAGCGCCTATCGCCAGGGCGATCTGGACGCCGCGGCCTCCCGCTTCGCCCGGGTTGCCCAGAGTGGCGACCCCGCCTGGGCGGGCAAGGGCTGGTACAATCTGGGCAATACCCGTCTGGAGCAGCAGGACCCGGCAGGAGCCGTGGAAGCCTATGTCCAGGCCCTGAAAAATGACTCAAGCCTGGATGAGGCGCGCTGGAATCTGGAACTGGCCCAGCAGATGCTGGAACAGCAACAGCAGCAGCAACAGGAGAATGGCCAGGATTCCCAGGATGGCCAGGACCCGCAGGACCAGGAGTCCGGCCAGGACCAGCAATCAGACAAGGGCGACAAGGGGCAGCAGCCGCAGGATCAGGACTCGCAGTCCGGTCAGGGAAATGGTCAGGACCAGCCCCAGGCCCCGGACCCCTCGCAGGAGCCGGGCGCCGAACAGGAAGGGCAACAGGCTCAGCAGGGCGAGCCACAGGATCAGGCAGACCAGCTCGGCGATTCAACGGCCGCGGCCCAGGCCATGCCGATTTCCCCCGAGCAGCTGGAGCAGATCCTGCAGGCCATCAGCCAGCAGGAGAAAGCGGCACTGGCCCGTCAACTGGAAAACCTGCCCTCCAACGGGCGCCGAGTGGAGAAGGATTGGTGA
- a CDS encoding VWA domain-containing protein, with amino-acid sequence MIRFEFPVWLNLLWALPLLAILVWRQASRTRRLLAAAGRWNVLSGLLPGWSAGRLRLKGLLSLLGLGMMVVALAGPQLGTRKVEVERKGVDVVLAVDVSQSMAARDLAPDRMARTRHSIRQLLESLHGDRVALVPFSGAAFLQNPLTSDYNMVGILVDLLKPGLIPRPGTDLAAPINTALELFNREEEDQGQHRVLVVLSDGEDFEGQWEEAAKKAVEAGVRIFAVGMASLEGSPVPDPDRPGSLKTDRQGNIVLSRLNEEVLVHLVDLGQGSYFRSSAGGDELIRIRDEIDQMDKKALGSQLYSGWQHRYQWFLAAGLLLQALALLLPASTGKSKSLIGMEIDQ; translated from the coding sequence ATGATCCGCTTCGAGTTTCCCGTCTGGCTGAATCTGCTCTGGGCCCTGCCTCTGCTGGCGATCCTGGTCTGGCGCCAGGCCTCGCGTACCCGGCGCCTGCTGGCCGCCGCCGGCCGCTGGAACGTGCTTTCGGGCCTGCTGCCCGGTTGGTCCGCGGGTCGCCTGCGGCTGAAGGGCCTGTTGTCGCTGCTGGGCTTGGGGATGATGGTGGTGGCGCTGGCCGGTCCGCAGCTGGGCACGCGCAAGGTGGAAGTCGAGCGCAAGGGCGTGGACGTGGTGCTGGCCGTGGACGTCAGCCAGTCGATGGCGGCCCGCGACCTGGCCCCCGACCGGATGGCCCGCACGCGCCACAGCATCCGCCAGCTGCTGGAATCGCTGCATGGCGACCGGGTGGCGCTGGTGCCCTTCTCGGGTGCGGCCTTCCTGCAGAACCCGCTGACCTCCGACTACAACATGGTGGGCATTCTGGTGGACCTGCTCAAGCCGGGGTTGATTCCTCGGCCGGGCACCGATCTGGCGGCCCCGATCAACACGGCGCTGGAACTGTTCAATCGCGAGGAGGAGGACCAGGGTCAGCACCGGGTGCTGGTGGTGCTCTCCGACGGCGAGGATTTCGAGGGCCAGTGGGAAGAGGCGGCGAAGAAGGCCGTCGAGGCGGGCGTGCGGATCTTCGCGGTGGGCATGGCCTCGCTGGAAGGCAGCCCGGTGCCCGACCCGGACCGGCCGGGCTCGCTCAAGACCGATCGCCAGGGCAACATCGTGCTCTCGCGCCTCAACGAGGAGGTGCTGGTGCATCTGGTCGACCTGGGGCAGGGCAGTTACTTCCGCAGCAGCGCGGGGGGTGACGAATTGATCCGGATCCGCGATGAGATCGACCAGATGGACAAGAAGGCCCTGGGCAGTCAGCTCTACTCGGGATGGCAGCATCGCTACCAGTGGTTCCTGGCGGCCGGTCTGCTGCTGCAGGCATTGGCCCTGCTTCTGCCTGCTTCGACAGGAAAATCAAAGTCATTGATTGGCATGGAGATCGATCAATGA
- a CDS encoding VWA domain-containing protein: MSFASPLWLLAFLPFGLLALWHLLRRRRREPVLQYSRAADWARLQGRGNWLKVWAEPTLRALAITLAILALARPQSATDTRETERDTVDMLLCLDISGSMQARDLKPDRLGAAIEVAREFVARREEDRLGLVVFGGEAITQCPLTLDHPVLDGLLEGLHVGMVEDGTAIGLAIATGLNRLKDSQAHSRVMILLTDGENNRGLDPLTARDLAQSLGVKIYTIGVGTEGMAPFPVQSPFGGIMLREIEVNIDEDLLREIATSTGGRYFRAHDKEQLVQIYEEIDRLERTTISVTEYRVLDEKYRLFLLPALGLFVLALGLSVVFRRVPA, encoded by the coding sequence ATGAGTTTCGCCTCCCCGCTATGGCTGCTGGCCTTCCTGCCCTTCGGGCTGCTGGCGCTCTGGCACCTGCTGCGTCGCCGCCGGCGCGAACCCGTGCTGCAGTACAGCCGGGCCGCTGACTGGGCCCGCCTGCAGGGACGCGGCAACTGGCTCAAGGTCTGGGCCGAACCCACCCTGCGTGCTCTGGCGATCACCCTGGCGATTCTGGCTCTGGCCCGGCCCCAGAGTGCCACCGACACGCGCGAGACCGAACGTGACACGGTGGACATGCTGCTCTGCCTGGACATCAGCGGCTCGATGCAGGCCCGCGATCTCAAGCCCGACCGCTTGGGAGCGGCCATCGAGGTGGCGCGCGAGTTCGTCGCCCGCCGTGAGGAAGACCGTCTGGGCCTGGTGGTCTTCGGCGGCGAAGCCATCACCCAGTGTCCGCTGACTCTGGACCACCCGGTGCTGGACGGCCTGCTGGAAGGCCTGCACGTGGGCATGGTGGAGGACGGCACGGCCATCGGACTGGCCATCGCCACCGGGCTCAACCGACTCAAGGACAGCCAGGCCCACAGCCGTGTGATGATTCTGCTGACCGACGGCGAGAACAACCGCGGTCTGGATCCGCTGACCGCGCGTGACCTGGCCCAGAGCCTGGGCGTCAAGATCTACACCATTGGCGTGGGTACCGAGGGCATGGCTCCCTTCCCGGTGCAGTCGCCCTTCGGCGGCATCATGCTGCGCGAGATCGAAGTCAACATCGACGAGGACCTGCTGCGCGAGATCGCCACCAGCACGGGCGGACGCTATTTCCGGGCCCATGACAAGGAGCAGCTGGTGCAGATCTACGAGGAGATCGACCGGCTCGAACGCACCACCATTTCGGTGACCGAGTACCGGGTGCTGGACGAGAAGTACCGCCTGTTCCTGCTGCCCGCCCTCGGCCTTTTCGTGCTGGCGCTCGGACTCTCCGTCGTGTTCCGGAGGGTGCCCGCATGA
- a CDS encoding DUF58 domain-containing protein, giving the protein MIPRELLRKIRRIEIRTRHVVQTLFGGEYHSVFKGQGMDFAEVREYMAGDEVRSIDWNVSARMGHPFIKVFQEERELTVILAVDLSASGRFGSQALKRDWMAELGAVLAFSAIRNQDKVGLLLFSDRVETFVPPAKGSRHALRVIRDLLYYQPTGTGTRIDGALEHLGRVLGKKAIVFLVSDFLDTGFESSLKVLSRRHDLIAVSVRDPFEEMLPPVGLLQVEDPESGERHWLDCSSPRARAAFQQNETERRSALERLFTQARVDHIPIRTDEDYVLPVSRFFRMRSRRR; this is encoded by the coding sequence ATGATCCCGCGGGAACTGCTGCGCAAGATCCGCCGCATCGAGATCCGTACCCGCCACGTGGTGCAGACGCTCTTCGGCGGCGAGTATCACAGCGTCTTCAAGGGCCAGGGCATGGACTTCGCCGAAGTGCGCGAGTACATGGCCGGCGACGAGGTGCGCTCGATCGACTGGAACGTGAGCGCCCGGATGGGCCATCCCTTCATCAAGGTCTTCCAGGAAGAGCGCGAGCTGACGGTGATCCTGGCGGTGGACCTCTCGGCCAGCGGACGCTTCGGCAGCCAGGCGCTCAAGCGTGACTGGATGGCCGAACTGGGTGCCGTGCTGGCCTTCAGCGCGATCCGCAACCAGGACAAGGTGGGCTTGCTGCTCTTCAGCGACCGGGTGGAAACCTTCGTGCCACCGGCCAAGGGCAGCCGCCACGCCCTGCGCGTGATCCGTGATCTGCTCTATTATCAACCCACGGGCACGGGCACCCGCATCGATGGGGCGCTGGAGCACCTGGGGCGCGTGCTGGGCAAGAAGGCGATCGTCTTTCTGGTCTCCGACTTCCTCGATACGGGCTTCGAAAGCAGCCTCAAGGTTCTCAGCCGGCGCCACGACCTGATCGCGGTCTCGGTGCGCGATCCCTTCGAGGAAATGCTGCCGCCCGTGGGTCTGCTGCAGGTCGAGGACCCCGAAAGCGGCGAGCGCCACTGGCTGGACTGTTCCAGCCCGCGTGCCCGCGCGGCCTTCCAACAGAACGAAACCGAGCGCCGGTCCGCGCTGGAACGGTTGTTCACCCAGGCGCGCGTGGATCACATTCCCATCCGCACCGACGAGGACTACGTGCTGCCGGTCAGCCGTTTCTTCCGGATGAGGAGTCGCCGCCGATGA
- a CDS encoding AAA family ATPase has product MQFDALEMSRRIEEHAGFLDDLDREVRKMLVGQRPMLERLLIGLLADGHILLEGLPGLAKTSTVSTLARAIDTSFSRIQFTPDLLPADVLGTMIYNQKSGEFHTRKGPIFANIVLADEINRSPAKVQAALLEAMQERQVTLGGETHILPSPFLVLATQNPIEQEGTYPLPEAQTDRFMLKIRIGYPEREEEREILKRMTGESLSTISPVCTPETILKARELCRQILVERKIEDYILNIVFATREPEKAGLGDLKGLIAWGASPRATIFLARAARAHAFLRRRGFVTPDDIKGVAADVLRHRIGLSYEAQAEELSSEDIIARILNTIEVA; this is encoded by the coding sequence ATGCAGTTCGACGCTCTCGAGATGTCACGACGAATCGAGGAGCACGCGGGCTTCCTGGACGATCTCGATCGGGAAGTACGCAAGATGCTGGTGGGCCAGCGGCCCATGCTGGAACGCCTGCTGATCGGGCTGCTGGCCGACGGACACATCCTGCTCGAGGGCCTGCCCGGTCTGGCCAAGACCAGCACCGTGTCCACACTGGCTCGCGCCATCGACACCAGTTTCTCGCGCATCCAGTTCACTCCCGACCTGCTGCCCGCCGACGTGCTGGGCACCATGATCTACAACCAGAAGAGCGGTGAATTCCACACGCGCAAGGGGCCGATCTTCGCCAACATCGTGCTGGCCGACGAGATCAACCGCAGCCCGGCCAAGGTCCAGGCCGCCCTGCTGGAAGCCATGCAGGAGCGCCAGGTGACCCTGGGCGGTGAGACGCACATCCTGCCCAGTCCCTTTCTGGTGCTGGCCACCCAGAACCCGATCGAGCAGGAGGGCACCTATCCGCTGCCCGAAGCCCAGACCGACCGCTTCATGCTCAAGATCCGCATCGGCTATCCCGAGCGCGAGGAAGAACGTGAGATCCTCAAGCGCATGACGGGCGAAAGCCTGTCCACGATCTCGCCCGTGTGCACTCCCGAGACCATCCTCAAGGCCCGTGAGCTCTGCCGCCAGATTCTGGTCGAGCGCAAGATCGAGGACTACATCCTCAACATCGTCTTCGCCACACGCGAACCGGAGAAGGCCGGTCTGGGCGACCTCAAGGGTCTGATCGCCTGGGGTGCCAGCCCGCGTGCCACGATCTTCCTGGCCCGCGCGGCCCGTGCGCACGCCTTCCTGCGCCGCCGTGGGTTCGTGACTCCCGATGACATCAAGGGCGTTGCCGCCGACGTGCTGCGCCATCGCATCGGACTCAGCTACGAGGCCCAGGCGGAGGAGCTGAGCAGCGAGGACATCATCGCGCGCATTCTCAACACCATCGAAGTGGCCTGA